In the Microscilla marina ATCC 23134 genome, TTGGTCAAACTATGTTGGTACATCGCCTTAACGCCTACGCACCCTGGGCGTAATCATACGGTTGCCCATGTTTACAGGCACATTCTGAAACTCTGCCTGGGTTTTTACCTGCCCCAGCGCATTGTGGGTCATAGCATTTGATTCAGAGCTTTCTTCGGAAGGGGTGTGGATGGGTTGGAGTGTTTTTATCGTGATTTGGCGAAGTTTTATGGGCATTTTTTTACCCTTAAGTGGGCGTAAAGTTTGCTTGTGTTGTCTGGAAATTTTACGTAATTGCTTATTTTTTTGCTTTAACAAAGCTTGCTCACTATTGGCAGCGTCAGTATTTTGTTGGCTTTGCGCCAATGCCACCTTGTGATCAGCAACTTGAACCTGCAACAGTTCTAGCTGTTTTTGTAGTTCATCATTTTTGTTGCGTAGTTCTCTGGCTATTTCTTCCGATGCCTCCTGGATTTGTTGCAGACTGGTATTTTGTTCCTCTAGTTTTTTGCCTTGTTGCTGCAGTTGCTGTACCTCTGTTTGTAAACTTTGGTTTTGCTGTTGCCAATTGTTGTTTTGTTTGGCCAGCGCCTGGTTTTGTGTTTTCAGGTGCTCTATTTGTTGCTGTAGTGCTTGTTTTTCCTGAGTCGCTTGTTCCTGAAAACTTTTGAGTTTGTTTTTAAATAAAGCCATGGGTTATTTTTTTAGATGGTTGATAAGTTTAGATACGTTTCAAGCGTTTTTGGGGGTTTAAAATGCATTATATTAAACAAGTATTTATGTAAAAAGCCTTACCAACTTTCGGGCTAGAAAGTAAGCAAGGCTTTAATAAAGAATGGTCAAGAAGCAAGTGATGTTTAAATTACCTGCTCAAGAACAAATTACGTTCGCTGTATACCTTTTCAAATTCTTCGTCCTGAAGGTCTTTGATAAAATAAATAGCTTCTCCGGTAGACTTCATCTCTGGACCTAGTTCCTTGTTTACATTTGGGAACTTATTGAACGAGAATACCGGAATTTTGATGGCATAACCTTGTCCTACGGGCACAAACCACGACGTAGCCGATTTGTCAAGATCAAAGTCTGCCAACTTCTTATCACCCAGCATAATCTTAGTTGCATAATTGATGTAAGGAGTTTTGTACGCCTTACAAATAAATGGTACAGTACGCGATGCCCTTGGGTTAGCCTCAATCACATACACATCATTGCCTTTGATAGCAAACTGAATATTGATAAGCCCTACTGTATCCAGCGCCAGCGCAATCTTTTTGGTATACTGCGCAATCTTTTCCATCAATAATGGGCTCAATGAAAATGGGGGCAGTACCGCGTGCGAATCTCCTGAGTGGATACCAGCCGGCTCTATGTGCTCCATAATACCAATGATATACACATTTTCGCCGTCACAAATAGCGTCAGCTTCTGCCTCAATTGCTTGATCAAGAAAATGATCTAACAAAATCTGATTGTCTGGGAAATAGTTCAACACATCTACTACGTGCTCTTCCAGTTCTTGCTCGTTAATTACGATTTTCATCTTGTTGCCCCCCAACACATAAGATGGGCGAACCAACAATGGGAAATCCAGCTTTTTAGAAAGCTCAAGGGCTCCCTCAGTAGTACTCACCGAGCCAAACTCAGGGTAAGGAATATCGTTTTCTTTGAGCAAGGTAGAAAAACTCCCACGATCTTCGGCAAGGTCGAGTGCCTTATAAGAAGTACCAATGATAGGAATATTGTAACGGTCTAGTTTTTCGGCAAGTTTAAGTGCTGTTTGCCCCCCTAGCTGAACAATAACTCCTTCTGGTTTTTCGTGCAGAATAATGTCATAAATATGTTCCCAGAACACCGGCTCAAAATACAACTTATCGGCAATGTCAAAATCTGTAGACACTGTTTCGGGGTTACAGTTGATCATGATGGCTTCATAACCCGCCTCTTTTACGGCAAGTACCCCGTGCACACAGCAATAGTCAAACTCAATGCCTTGACCAATGCGGTTAGGGCCTGAGCCCAAAATAATGATTTTCTTTTTGGCTGGAGTTACCTCCGACTCATTTACACTGTCAAAAGTATCGTCAGCATCTCCGCCCTCAAACGAGGCATCGAGTGATGTACCAAAAGTAGAGTAGTAATAAGGGGTTTTTGCCTCAAACTCAGCTGCACAAGTATCTACTTGTTTGTATACCCTGCGAACCCCCATTTCTGCACGTTTATGGAATACTTCGCTTTCCAGGCAACCCAACAAGTGGGCAATCTGACGATCGGCATAGCCTTTTTGCTTGGCTTCTTGTATAAGTTTGGCAGGTACATTGTCCAAGGTATATTTTTGGATGACTTTATCCAGCTTTGCCAGCTCTTCTATCTGATACAAAAACCAATCATCCATTTTGGTCAGCTTCTTAATAGTACGGAAGCTAATCCCCATAGTAAAGGCGTCTTTGATATGGAAGATGCGGTCACCGCTGGGGTTTTCAAGGCTATCTAACACCTCTTGCTGGTTGGTCAGCTCCTTGCCGTCAGCTCCCAGCCCATTGCGTCGGTTTTCCAACGATTGACAAGCCTTTTGCAATGCCTCCTGAAAGTTACGCCCAATGCCCATAGCCTCACCTACTGCCTTCATTTGCAGCCCAAGTTTGGTATCGGCTCCCTGAAACTTCTCAAAGTTCCAGCGTGGTATTTTTACAATTACATAATCAATGGTAGGCTCAAAATAAGCCGAAGTAGTCTTGGTTACCTGGTTTTTCAACTCATCGAGGTTGTAGCCAATGGCAAGCTTAGCCGCGATCTTGGCAATAGGGTACCCAGTGGCTTTAGAAGCCAACGCCGACGAACGCGAAACCCTTGGGTTGATCTCAATCACTATGATATCGTCATTTTCGGGGTTTACAGCAAACTGAATGTTACAGCCTCCGGCAAATTGCCCAATACCATTCATTGTTTTAATTGCCAGGTTACGCATTGCCTGATAGTGTTTGTCAGACAGCGTCATAGCGGGTGCTACAGTGATAGAGTCCCCGGTATGGATACCCATAGGGTCTACATTCTCAATAGAGCAAATAATGATCACGTTACCTGCACTATCGCGGAGCAGTTCCAACTCAAACTCTTTCCAACCCAAAATACTTTGTTCAATCAACACCTCATGAATAGGCGATGCTGTTAAACCACGGGTAAGCGCCTTATTAAACTCTTCTTCGGAGTGGACAAAACCTCCCCCGTAACCACCCAGTGTATATGAAGGACGAATCACCAAGGGAAAGCCTACATCCTGGGCAATTTCTTTTCCTTTCAGAAAAGAAGTTGCGGTTTTACCTTTACACACATTGGCGCCAAGCTCGTGCATACGCAAACGAAACCGCTCTCGGTCTTCGGTAGTTTCTACTGCGTTTATATCTACCCCAATAATCTCTACATTGAACTTCTCCCAAACGCCTGCTTTTTGGCAGTCAATGCACAGGTTTAAGGCTGTTTGTCCACCCATTGTAGGCAATACAGCATCTATGTCGTGTGCTTCGAGAATCTCAATGATAGACTTTTTATTAAGCGGTTTAAGATATATATGATCCGCAATACTCGGATCAGTCATAATCGTTGCCGGATTAGAGTTGATAAGAGTAACCTCTATGCCTTCTTCTTTGAGAGACCGGGCAGCCTGAGAGCCAGAGTAGTCAAATTCGCAAGCCTGACCGATCACAATAGGTCCTGAACCTATGATCAATACAGATTTAATATTGGTATTTTTGGGCATTACTAATATTAATTGATGTACTAAAATGATGATGCTTAAAATTGCACAAAATTATAGAAACTAAACTTTTTATAACAAGGCTTGTCTGATTTTTCTCATGTTATTTTTTAACACCCTGAATATAAGCATTATATGACTAAGGGTATGGAGGGAAGACTATGTAGATTTTCAACTGTTTTTAACTTGAGGATGGGCTATCTCTGGTAAAAATGAGTGGTATGCCCCAAAGAAATGAATTAGGTAGGTGATTATTTTTCCTTTATCTCTTTCAATAGGAGTAAAACTAAAGTAACACAAAACAGACCAAATGAAACAGTTACTTTTAATTTATTGCCTCACCATTGGTGTAGGTACTTTACAGGCGCAAAGTATGACCAAGAGCAGTAGAACAGATAGTCTTAAATGCCACAAGATAGAAGTTGACAGGAAAAAAACTTATCAGATAAGTCAAAGCGTAGTGGTGTGCGATACACTCATTATGCACGATAAATCGACCCTTAAAATAGTAGGAAGTAAAAAATTTGCTTTGTATGCCCGCTATGTAAAAATAGGGCGCAGGTGTGTGATGGATGCCAGAGGAGCCCATGGCACCACGAGAAGCCCGGACGGGAAAGTTGGGATCCAATTGTTGCTTCAGATGAATATTTATACCTTAGGTGACTTGTTGATCAATACCAGTGGCGGTAAAGGATACAACAAGTCGCGGTATTACCCAAAAGCAAGTGATGAGCAAGCGCTGATTAAACTGGGGGGGAGTGGTGGAGACATTCACTTCACGTATTATTCGCCTATAGCAATTACCCAAAGTGAACGAAAACGTGGCAGAGCTACTATTGGGTGCCATACCAAGCCTGGTGCTTCGCACTTGCCACCTTATATGTCTGGCGTTCGAGCCAGGTTTGCCACTGCCCCCAACAATTTGTTTATGCACCACACTTTGCGTGTCACTCCTGGCCAAACTACTCCTGGGCGTGCCCAAAAAAGCAAAGATGCCAAGCATCAAATGATAAAATTATATGAAGGCAAAGTTACCTTTCTTAGAGTGGAGCAACCCCTGAAGTTTTGATTAAGAGAATAGCAAATAGACAGTACCCATGCCTTGGGGGTTTGTTTGCCTCTGTATAATACTTGTACAGAGGCAAAACTCTTTATAAATCAGTTTATTAAGCCTTTATGTCCGCTTTTTGCCCCAATCTTTTTATTTGAAACATTTGAGATGACTAAAATAAATTTGATACCTTCGTATTCAAATTTAGCTCAAATAGGACGCTGTAGTAAGTTTAGGGTAATATTCTTTGTGTACCCAGTCTTACAGCACTGTCAATCAATACAACCAAAGTATAAATTTAAAGAAGCCCATGATTCTTTCAGGAAAGGAAATTCAACGAAATTTAGGCACTAAAATACATATTGATCCCTTCGATGAAAATCGTTTAAATCCTAATAGTTATAACTTGCGCTTGTCTGACGAACTAATGGTATACGAAGACAGCGAATTGGACATGAAAAAACCTCACAAAACCAAAAATCTGAAGATTCCGGAAGAAGGTTTTTTGATGGAAACTGGCAAGCTATACTTAGGCAAAACTGTTGAACATACTCAAACCGATTATTTCGTACCTATGTTAGAGGGGCGCTCTTCGGTAGGACGTTTGGGGTTATTTGTGCACGTAACGGCAGGTTTTGGCGATGTAGGTTTTAGTGGATACTGGACTTTAGAAATGTTTTGTATTCATCCAGTACGTATTTATGCCGGAGTAGAAATTTGCCAAATATATTTTCACTCAGTAGAAGGAGCCTATGAGCTTTATCTTAAGAGTGGCAAGTATCAAAACAACACTGGTATACAACCAAGTTTGCTATACAAAGATTTTGAGAAAAAGGGTTTAAAATAAAAAATATTCCTTTAAACATACTATGGCAACAAATATTAAAATAGGCGTCATCAATGTGTCAGATAGAGCCAGCAAGGGAATTTATGAAGACATTCCGGGCAAGGCAGTAGTAAGTACTCTCAACGAGTACCTGGTGTCGGAGTGGACGCCTGTGTACCAGGTTATTCCTGATGAACAGGATCAGCTAGAGGCCGCCTTCAAAAAGATGGCAGATAGTGAGGGGTGTTGTTTGATTGTGACTACAGGGGGAACTGGACCCGCCAAACGCGATGTGACTCCGGAAGCCACCGAAGCCGTGTGTCAGAAAATGATGCCAGGTTTTGGAGAGTTGATGCGACAGGAAAGTCTGAAGTATGTGCCTACGGCTATTTTGTCACGCCAAACTGCGGGTATACGCAACCGTACATTGATTGTAAACCTACCAGGCAAACCCAAGGCTATTCGGGAGTGTTTAGACGCCGTTTTTCCGGCAATTCCTTATTGTATAGATTTGATAGAAGGCCCTTATCTAGAGTGCAACCCAGAGGTAGTCAAGGTTTTCAGACCCAAGTCTTCTTAAGTATCAATGGCTAAATGCACTGCAATAACATTTAGCCATTGATCAATTTCTTCACTATCAACTTTATCGTTACTTTAAAACCAGTACCTTACCTTTTGACTGATAAATTTATAACTTGCTGAGTATAAATCTGATGGTGGTTGGTAAAACAAGAAATAAAGGAGAGTTGCCGTGTGGTTTACTCTTCTGTATTTTCTTTGTTTGTTTTATTCTTACCTTCCAAGGGAAACTTTTTCAAGTGATCGGACTTGCGCTGGAAGTGAAAGAATATTTTAGATTCTATCTTTTTCTCAAAAAACGCTGGAAATAAAAATTGTTTGATTCTTTTTCCTTCATATACCATTTCCATTTCTTCTAGCTCTGTGCGGGGGTTAGCCCTGAGCCAGTCAAGATAGTAAGTACCCCCGTTCAGGTATTTAAGGTCAGTAATAGAAAACGCTATTCCAGCTTCCCATAGTTTTTGGTAAACTGTAACGACTCTTGGTTTTCGGGTCTTTTTCTTCATAGCAAAAATTTTATTTATTTAGGATTCATCAATATGCTGAACTTGGACAGTATAGAACAAAAAGTTCGCTGGTTAGCTAATGTATTGATAATCAGGGTTTTGTAATGCTTATTTGTCTTATTTTGGAACACTATATTCCCATTTTGGGACACCAACCTATCATCGTTTACTCATTTGGCAGCCTCAGGAAAATAAACAGTAATACGATAAGTGTTTTCCAAGAGGTAGTGTATGGCAAAAGGTGATATGATCTTTGGGCAGGTATTCCCTCAATACCTATAAATGATACACTCAAGCAAGTTGGACACAGGATAACGTGACGCATACCTTTACTAAACAAGTACTAGTAAAGCATCTTTGAAATTAAATTTCTGGATTTTGAAAATGGGTTGGAAGCGATGTGCGGGTCAAAGAGAATGACTGAATGATGGTGTAAAAATAAGCATATTTTTTAAACTATGCATAAAAACAGCCTCCAGCTGTATATAAACTTGGTAAAAAATTTAAAAAATCAAAGAAATTAGTAGAATACTAAAGAAGAATTGGCGCTTGGTAAAAACTACAAAGCTTACTTGCCCTGCAAGGCATAGTGCTTTATTTTTTACTTGGTGCAAACATTCCTATTGGGTTGCCTTTACAAAGTACATGTCTACTTCGCCTTTGTTTTTGGCTTTGATTTTACCCCGGTAGGTAGTTTCAAATTGATCTTTGATTAATTGGTAGGTATGCCCAGAAATGTTAACCATACCAGGTGCTCCTGAACTCTCCATACGAGCAGCAAGGTTTACGGTATCACCCCATACATCATAAGCAAACTTATTCTTGCCTACTACCCCAGCCACTACCTCGCCAGTGTGAATGCCCAGACGTAGCTCCCATACAGGCAAACCTTGTGCTTCTTTGTTTGTTTTCCATTGTGCCATAAACGTTTGCATTTCCAGCCCGGCTTTTATAGTATCTATTGGGTTAGTATCATTAGCCACTGGTATGCCTCCTGCGGCCATGTAAGCATCGCCTATGGTTTTTATTTTTTCGATGTTATATTTTTGGCAAATATCATCAAAAGCACTAAAGCAATAGTTGAGTTCGGCAATTACTTCAGTAGGGGTAAGTTTTTCGGCAAGTTTGGTAAACCCTTTAAAGTCGGTAAAGAGTACACTTACTTTAGGGTAGTGTTGAGGAGTAGCATTGCCCTTCTCTTTGAGTTCTTGGGCAGTGGCATAGGGCAAAATATTGAGCAGCAAACGGTCAGACTTGTTTTTTTCTACTTCAATGGCATCGCGTTGGGCTTCTATTTCCTCATTGCGATGATGCAACTCTTCATTTTGCACCAATATCTCTTCTTGTTGTTCTTTTATTTCATTGTTGGCATCATGCAGCAAGGTATTTTTTACCTGGAGTTTTTTGCGGGAGCGTACCGTAGACACCAGCCCCATCAATACAAGTACAATCACTGCCCCAAAAAGCACAAATAAGTAATCTTTGAGCCTGCCTTGTGCTTTTTCATGTTCCAACTCTTTTTGCTGCAATGCCTGCGTTTTTTGCGAAGCTTCAAGTTTGTGCTTCTGAAGCTTTTTTTCTCTTTCTATAGCCTCAATTGCTTGCTGTTTTTTCTCATTTTCTAGCGTTTGTTTTTCGGTGATCATTTTCTGCCTTTCGGCAACTGCTTTTTGTTGGGCAGTCAACCTTTTTTGTGCTTCTAGTACCAGCAATTGCTGTATTTTGTCTTTTTCTAATGTAGCATTTTTTACTTTTTCGTTGTTTAGGGCACGTTCTTTTTTGAGCAATGAGACCTCCTTTTCTTTGATTTTGAGCGCATTTATTTCATTTTCTTGCTTCAAAATCAAATCCTGCAAACGGCTCCTTCGTCTTTCTTTGGTAAGCAAGCGTGATTTTGTTTTACGTTGATTGTATTGTATTTTTTTTAGCTGTTTTTGTTGTGCTTTATGCTTTACCCTTACCAATGAGTCTAACACCTGCTGCACCAATAAATATTGGGCGTAATAAACCGTAGAAGTTGAATGGTTTTTGTCTTTGGCATGTAGTTTTGCCAGCAATTGATAGCTTTTGGCCTGCACACTGTATCGGGTAACCTTACTACTTTGTTGCGTAAGTGCAAGCGCTTTTTTTGTGTATCGTTCAGCTGGTTTTTTGTTGTTTTTGTCATACTCCACCTGGGCAAGCTCATTATATAACATTGCCTGTGATATGACATCACTGGTTTTTTGTTTTAAATACAACGCCCTGGTATAATAGTCTTGTGCCTTTGTAGGGGCATTAAGTGCTCTATGATGTATGAAGCCTATGTTCATGAGTAAGTCTGCCTGGCGGTTGGTTTTGCCTGCCATTCCGAGATTAAGCTTACTGGCTTGTACATAGTATTGCACTGCTTGTTCAGCCTTGCCGGTTTGCTGATGCAAAAAGCCTAAATCGGCATATACCTTTACCAAGGCCTCTTGATGGTGGGCTGGAGTATATAGCTTTATCAATACCTTATTATGTTGAATGGCCTTTTTATAGGCATGGTTGAGCTTGTGCAGTTTTACCAAGTCGTAGTGAGTCTGAACAATGGCTTCTTGTTTGTCTTGTTGCTTATATAGTGTAAGCAAGTGCTCCAAACGGTCAATGGCATCATTGTATAGCCCCAATTGTTGGTAAGCATATGCCAAATGCTCCAGATTGGTAACTTCTCTGGAAGTGTTGCCTTGTTTACGCTCTATATTATAAGCATCCTCAAGGTATTGAATCTCCTTCTCATAGTTTTTATCTCTTTCGTACCACAAGCCCAACCGATGGAGCACTACTGCTCTTGTTGATTGGTCAGGTGCCTGGTTCAGCCCCTTGAGTAGCTTCTCTAGCCCTTTGGCAGTGTGTTGTGCTTGTGTCAGCAAGGTAGAGCATAAGAAGATAAGTATAAATATTGACCTGATTTTATTATACATCATTGAACAATGCGTGTAAGGGATAATCCTTTTATTGATTTTTATATAAATTTAACCTTACTTGTGTGATATATCAAGTTTTTATGCTAAAAAAATACCTGTTCAATAGGTGGAGTAAGTCTGTTATAGACTACTTACACTTGGTTTTTGAAAAACAATAAAGTTGTAGTGTACAATTTTATGAATATATGATTTAATAAAATTGATGTAACTTTGGGTTTGTTTTTCTATAAAAAAAGTTGTTTGAAGAGAAAAAAGAAAACTATGTCAGAAAAACTTACCCCAAATAGGGTAGTGCGATGTAGAAATCGCACCAAAAAATAAAATGTGGATGATATGCTGTGAACGGTGTGCTTAACCAAAAATGGTGAATGATGGTTTGTCTTGCTTTGTTATTGATTGATTACCTAAAAAACAAAGCAACAGGTGCCTGTATGTGTCGTTCATAGCATAAAAAGGAAGGTTGGTTAGCAAATAACCGGATGAGAGGTCAATAGCAGCAAACTATGCTTCTTGTTCTGCTACCCCAATAAACTTCTGTAAATCTTTTAACTTGATTTGTCCATCATAGTAAGACTTACCAATAATTACTCCGGCTACACCCAGCGCGTCAAGCTGCTCTATGTCCTCTATCGAGCGAATACCGCCACTGGCAAGTATCTGTAGTTCTGGAAACTCAGTGCGTAGCTTTTTGTACGTATCAAAGTTAGGACCTTCAAGCGTTCCGTTGCGACCTATCTCAGTCGTTTTTACAAACCTTACACCTCTTTCGTGGTAGCTTTTGATATGTTCTACCAAATCTATCCCAGTGTTCTTTCTCCACCCTTTGGTGAGTACTACACCGTCTAGTGCATCGGCAGCCAATATTACCTTGTTGCCTCCATAAGTGATTACCCAAGAAAGAAACTTCTCTCGCTCGTGTACAGCTACTGTGGCAGCAGTTACGTGCTTGGCGCCACACTCAAACGCAGTTCTTATGTCATCGTCACGGGTGATACCACCTGTATAGTCAATTTCTAACTGCGTATAACTTGCCAGCATCTCCAAAATGTTGTAATTCACAATTTGGCGTGCCTTGGCTCCATCAAGGTCTACAAGATGCAGATGCTTGATGCCATTGTTTTCAAATTCTAAAGCCAAATCCAGTGGGTTGGTGTCGTATACTTGCACTTGGTCGATATCGCCTTTAATTGTGCGGACAACTTTACCACCGAGAATGGCTATAGAGGGAACTATTTTTATCATGTTTTGAGATTGAATTTTATGATGAATCGAAAAAAAAGCTTACGAATATAATAAAAATTAGCTTTTATTCATAATTTGAGCCCTTCAAAGCTTAGGGTTAAGATTGTACTTATCTAAGTTTTTTAGTTTATCTCATTTTAAATTTACCTTTTCCATGGAATTAGTTGATGGACGTTACCAGATTCAAGGGGTAGATGTGTTAGACATTTGTCAAAAGTTTGACACCCCATTGTATGTGTATGATGCAGAAAAGATGGCTACCAAGCTCAATATGCTAAAAGATGCCTTTAAGGGATTAAACCTGAAGATAAAATACGCTGCCAAAGCACTTACGAATGTCTCGGTACTTAAGTTTTTGCGTACTCAGGGGGTGGGTTTAGATGTAGTATCTATTCAGGAAGCCCATCTTGGACTCAAGACAGGGTTTAAGCCTGAAGAAATATTGTTTACTCCCAACTGTGTTTCATTGGAAGAAATAAAGATGGCGGTAGAGCTTGGCTTGGTCATTAATATTGATAATATTTCTATACTTGAGCAGTTTGGCCATGCTTACGGCGATTCTGTGCCTTGCTGTATTAGAATAAACCCTCACCTAATGGCAGGTGGTAACGCCAATATTTCGGTAGGGCACATAGACTCTAAGTTTGGTGTATCTATATTACAAGCCCGTCATTTGCTCAGGGTAATCAAAACCAATAATATCAAAGTAACCGGGCTACACATGCACACTGGGTCTGACATACTGGATGCAGAGGTGTTTTTGCGGGGAGCAGATATTTTGTTTGACCTGGCGCAAGACTTACCCGATCTTGAGTTTGTAGATTTTGGCAGTGGATTCAGAGTAGCTTACAAAGAAGGCGACGTAACTACTGATATTGTCGACTTGGGCAAAAAGCTTACCGTGAGGTTCAAAGAATTTTGCAAAGACTATGGGCGTGAGCTAGAGATTTGGTTTGAGCCAGGCAAGTTTTTAGTAAGCGAAGCCGGGCACTTTTTGATGAAGACCAATGTAATAAAAACTACTCCGGCTACTGTGTTTGTAGGGGTAGACTCTGGGTTCAACCATTTGATTCGCCCTATGATGTACGACTCTCATCATACGATATTCAACGTGTCGAACCCTAACAGCGAAACTACCCGTGTGTATACAGTAGTGGGTTATATTTGCGAAACCGATACTTTTGGTTGGGATCGTAAGCTCAATGAAGTGCGCGAAGGTGATATTATCGCTCTCAAAAACGCAGGAGCGTATGGTTTTAGCATGGCATCTAACTACAACTCACGTTTTCGCCCTGCTGAGGTGTTGGTACATAATGGCAAAGCCCACCTGATACGTAAGCGCGAGACAATGGATGATATTTTGAGAAACCAAGTCATGCTTGATTTTGAAGCAGAAAAAGCGGAGGCTTAAGTCTAATGGTCTTATTGCTGCAATGGTTGAATAAGCCGTTGGGTACATTAATTTTGTACCGTTATACACCTTGAATGACAAAGTGGGAGGGTTTATTTCTCCCACTTGTTGTATTTTTGCCTGCCGATAGCATTTATTGGTTGTTTGTGGTTCAGCCCAAGTGAGGTGCCCTACCTTACAATCCCCATAATTAACCCACCATCAGTTAAGAAAACTTTTCCCTTAAAAACTCTATGCCGTGAATAAGCCCTGAGAGTGCCGCAATGTAGAAGGGTAGTACTATGCCCCATTTGAGCGGTAGTATGTCTAAAAAAATACTCATTGCCAGGAAAAGTGTACCCCATACCGACGCCATACAGTATACACAGCCCAATATAGGCGCAAAAACTTTGTAGGGGAGTTTTTCTTCGAGGTAGGTTTTTATTGGGTATAAAATACGTTTGGGTTGGGCGGCAGCTTCATAAATACCTATGATACACAAGGTATTGATAAACAGCATGATGACTAAAGTTAATAGATATGTAGACATATTGAGCGGCTTTTTTTACAAAGTTACTTCAGGGGTTTAGCGAAAGCAAACAAA is a window encoding:
- the mog gene encoding molybdopterin adenylyltransferase, with amino-acid sequence MATNIKIGVINVSDRASKGIYEDIPGKAVVSTLNEYLVSEWTPVYQVIPDEQDQLEAAFKKMADSEGCCLIVTTGGTGPAKRDVTPEATEAVCQKMMPGFGELMRQESLKYVPTAILSRQTAGIRNRTLIVNLPGKPKAIRECLDAVFPAIPYCIDLIEGPYLECNPEVVKVFRPKSS
- a CDS encoding adenylate/guanylate cyclase domain-containing protein: MMYNKIRSIFILIFLCSTLLTQAQHTAKGLEKLLKGLNQAPDQSTRAVVLHRLGLWYERDKNYEKEIQYLEDAYNIERKQGNTSREVTNLEHLAYAYQQLGLYNDAIDRLEHLLTLYKQQDKQEAIVQTHYDLVKLHKLNHAYKKAIQHNKVLIKLYTPAHHQEALVKVYADLGFLHQQTGKAEQAVQYYVQASKLNLGMAGKTNRQADLLMNIGFIHHRALNAPTKAQDYYTRALYLKQKTSDVISQAMLYNELAQVEYDKNNKKPAERYTKKALALTQQSSKVTRYSVQAKSYQLLAKLHAKDKNHSTSTVYYAQYLLVQQVLDSLVRVKHKAQQKQLKKIQYNQRKTKSRLLTKERRRSRLQDLILKQENEINALKIKEKEVSLLKKERALNNEKVKNATLEKDKIQQLLVLEAQKRLTAQQKAVAERQKMITEKQTLENEKKQQAIEAIEREKKLQKHKLEASQKTQALQQKELEHEKAQGRLKDYLFVLFGAVIVLVLMGLVSTVRSRKKLQVKNTLLHDANNEIKEQQEEILVQNEELHHRNEEIEAQRDAIEVEKNKSDRLLLNILPYATAQELKEKGNATPQHYPKVSVLFTDFKGFTKLAEKLTPTEVIAELNYCFSAFDDICQKYNIEKIKTIGDAYMAAGGIPVANDTNPIDTIKAGLEMQTFMAQWKTNKEAQGLPVWELRLGIHTGEVVAGVVGKNKFAYDVWGDTVNLAARMESSGAPGMVNISGHTYQLIKDQFETTYRGKIKAKNKGEVDMYFVKATQ
- the lysA gene encoding diaminopimelate decarboxylase; translated protein: MELVDGRYQIQGVDVLDICQKFDTPLYVYDAEKMATKLNMLKDAFKGLNLKIKYAAKALTNVSVLKFLRTQGVGLDVVSIQEAHLGLKTGFKPEEILFTPNCVSLEEIKMAVELGLVINIDNISILEQFGHAYGDSVPCCIRINPHLMAGGNANISVGHIDSKFGVSILQARHLLRVIKTNNIKVTGLHMHTGSDILDAEVFLRGADILFDLAQDLPDLEFVDFGSGFRVAYKEGDVTTDIVDLGKKLTVRFKEFCKDYGRELEIWFEPGKFLVSEAGHFLMKTNVIKTTPATVFVGVDSGFNHLIRPMMYDSHHTIFNVSNPNSETTRVYTVVGYICETDTFGWDRKLNEVREGDIIALKNAGAYGFSMASNYNSRFRPAEVLVHNGKAHLIRKRETMDDILRNQVMLDFEAEKAEA
- a CDS encoding 1-(5-phosphoribosyl)-5-[(5-phosphoribosylamino)methylideneamino]imidazole-4-carboxamide isomerase yields the protein MIKIVPSIAILGGKVVRTIKGDIDQVQVYDTNPLDLALEFENNGIKHLHLVDLDGAKARQIVNYNILEMLASYTQLEIDYTGGITRDDDIRTAFECGAKHVTAATVAVHEREKFLSWVITYGGNKVILAADALDGVVLTKGWRKNTGIDLVEHIKSYHERGVRFVKTTEIGRNGTLEGPNFDTYKKLRTEFPELQILASGGIRSIEDIEQLDALGVAGVIIGKSYYDGQIKLKDLQKFIGVAEQEA
- the dcd gene encoding dCTP deaminase, giving the protein MILSGKEIQRNLGTKIHIDPFDENRLNPNSYNLRLSDELMVYEDSELDMKKPHKTKNLKIPEEGFLMETGKLYLGKTVEHTQTDYFVPMLEGRSSVGRLGLFVHVTAGFGDVGFSGYWTLEMFCIHPVRIYAGVEICQIYFHSVEGAYELYLKSGKYQNNTGIQPSLLYKDFEKKGLK
- the carB gene encoding carbamoyl-phosphate synthase large subunit codes for the protein MPKNTNIKSVLIIGSGPIVIGQACEFDYSGSQAARSLKEEGIEVTLINSNPATIMTDPSIADHIYLKPLNKKSIIEILEAHDIDAVLPTMGGQTALNLCIDCQKAGVWEKFNVEIIGVDINAVETTEDRERFRLRMHELGANVCKGKTATSFLKGKEIAQDVGFPLVIRPSYTLGGYGGGFVHSEEEFNKALTRGLTASPIHEVLIEQSILGWKEFELELLRDSAGNVIIICSIENVDPMGIHTGDSITVAPAMTLSDKHYQAMRNLAIKTMNGIGQFAGGCNIQFAVNPENDDIIVIEINPRVSRSSALASKATGYPIAKIAAKLAIGYNLDELKNQVTKTTSAYFEPTIDYVIVKIPRWNFEKFQGADTKLGLQMKAVGEAMGIGRNFQEALQKACQSLENRRNGLGADGKELTNQQEVLDSLENPSGDRIFHIKDAFTMGISFRTIKKLTKMDDWFLYQIEELAKLDKVIQKYTLDNVPAKLIQEAKQKGYADRQIAHLLGCLESEVFHKRAEMGVRRVYKQVDTCAAEFEAKTPYYYSTFGTSLDASFEGGDADDTFDSVNESEVTPAKKKIIILGSGPNRIGQGIEFDYCCVHGVLAVKEAGYEAIMINCNPETVSTDFDIADKLYFEPVFWEHIYDIILHEKPEGVIVQLGGQTALKLAEKLDRYNIPIIGTSYKALDLAEDRGSFSTLLKENDIPYPEFGSVSTTEGALELSKKLDFPLLVRPSYVLGGNKMKIVINEQELEEHVVDVLNYFPDNQILLDHFLDQAIEAEADAICDGENVYIIGIMEHIEPAGIHSGDSHAVLPPFSLSPLLMEKIAQYTKKIALALDTVGLINIQFAIKGNDVYVIEANPRASRTVPFICKAYKTPYINYATKIMLGDKKLADFDLDKSATSWFVPVGQGYAIKIPVFSFNKFPNVNKELGPEMKSTGEAIYFIKDLQDEEFEKVYSERNLFLSR